The Methanoculleus marisnigri JR1 genome window below encodes:
- a CDS encoding chorismate synthase, with translation MNTFGRNFRCTTFGESHGLAVGAVVDGCPPNVPLAEADIQPYLDRRRPGKSPLASGRQEADRVEILSGIFEGKTTGAPIALLVRNRDVRSEDYDALRDVFRPGHADYTWQAKYGLRDHRGGGRSSGRETLARVAAGAVAIRCLEPSGITVRGRVVEVHAATDPETMEAEIRAARDAGDSVGGIVEVTASGCPAGLGDPVFGKLDAAIAGAMMGIGAVKGVELGEGFGAARFFGSEMNDPITAEGFSSNHAGGVLGGISTGQDIVVRLAVKPTPSIRKAQRTVDIAGKEREITVEGRHDPCIAPRVVPVAECMLAMVILDAMLEQGKYRGFGAMG, from the coding sequence ATGAACACGTTCGGAAGAAATTTCAGGTGCACGACGTTCGGCGAGAGCCACGGGTTGGCGGTGGGTGCGGTCGTCGACGGCTGCCCGCCCAATGTCCCCCTCGCGGAGGCGGATATCCAGCCCTACCTCGACCGCAGGCGGCCGGGGAAGAGCCCGCTTGCGTCCGGGCGGCAGGAGGCGGACAGGGTGGAGATCCTCTCGGGAATTTTTGAGGGAAAGACGACCGGCGCTCCGATCGCGCTCCTCGTCAGGAACCGGGATGTCCGGTCGGAGGACTATGACGCACTCCGGGACGTCTTCCGGCCGGGGCACGCGGACTACACCTGGCAGGCGAAGTACGGGCTTCGTGACCACCGCGGCGGCGGGAGGAGTTCGGGCCGGGAGACCCTTGCGCGGGTCGCGGCGGGAGCGGTGGCGATTCGCTGCCTCGAACCCAGCGGCATCACGGTCCGGGGGAGGGTCGTCGAGGTGCACGCCGCGACGGATCCGGAAACGATGGAAGCGGAGATCCGTGCCGCCCGGGATGCGGGCGACTCCGTGGGCGGCATCGTTGAGGTGACGGCCTCCGGGTGCCCGGCGGGGCTCGGCGACCCGGTATTCGGAAAGCTCGACGCCGCCATCGCCGGGGCGATGATGGGCATCGGTGCGGTGAAGGGTGTCGAGCTTGGCGAGGGGTTCGGCGCCGCGAGGTTCTTCGGGAGCGAGATGAACGATCCGATCACCGCAGAAGGGTTTTCGAGCAACCATGCGGGCGGCGTTCTTGGCGGAATCAGCACCGGGCAGGATATCGTCGTCCGGCTTGCCGTCAAGCCGACGCCCTCGATCCGCAAGGCGCAACGGACCGTCGATATCGCCGGGAAGGAGCGGGAGATAACGGTCGAAGGGCGGCACGACCCCTGCATCGCGCCGCGGGTCGTCCCGGTTGCGGAGTGCATGCTCGCGATGGTTATCCTAGACGCGATGCTCGAGCAGGGGAAGTATCGGGGATTTGGCGCGATGGGCTGA